From Amblyraja radiata isolate CabotCenter1 unplaced genomic scaffold, sAmbRad1.1.pri scaffold_974_ctg1, whole genome shotgun sequence, one genomic window encodes:
- the LOC116970515 gene encoding uncharacterized protein LOC116970515 isoform X2, which produces MAEGGNWEGDSVASTSKKQKGGKLTKVGKVLKRLWPGTSSKNDGQNTGTTTEKQSRIESRTSMECEPAEEEREQCQSRERGIGDVVHAPGTESSDEIHHDRDSSNKESSSPLQGADLTLTYFELLTQWSDYQLFQLTKFYRERLKQAIEEGVESLGSMMRRQGCFSGQELRSVAELVAKGNRRDSSILFLSLVMEKGNRARRVMWESFVKMQNELPKLNKILKEIQELGPDPQEYMNIIGGLTELPSHMEGEC; this is translated from the exons atggctgaaggtggcaACTGGGAaggtgattcagtggcctctacatcaaagaaacaaaaag gtgggaaattaactaaagtgggcaaggtcctcaaaagACTTTGGCCAGGCACCTCATCAAAGAACGATGGTCAGAACACAGGAACAACGACAGAAAAGCAAAGTCGGATTGAAAGCAGAACTTCAATGGAATGTGAACCCGCCGAAGAGGAAAGGGAACAATGTCAGTCCCGAGaaagaggaataggagacgtggttCACGCCCCTGGAACTGAATCAAGTGACGAAATCCATCATGACCGAGATTCATCAAACAAGGAATCATCGAGTCCCCTCCAAGGAGCAG ATCTAACTCTTACATACTTTGAGCTCCTGACACAGTGGAGCGACTACCAATTGTTCCAACTGACAAAATTCTATCGGGAGAGACTGAAACAAGCGATTGAAGAAGGGGTTGAAAGTCTTGGCTCCATGATGAGACGACAGGGATGTTTCAGTGGCCAAGAACTCAGG AGTGTCGCTGAGCTCGTGGCaaagggaaaccgcagagacagttccatactcttcctcagtctggtgATGGAGAAGGGTAACCGTGCCCGGCGGGTGATGTGGGAATCCTTTGTGAAAATGCAGAACGAATTGCCGAAGCTgaacaaaatactgaaagaaatccaggagctcg GTCCTGATCCACAAGAATACATGAACATCATCGGAGGTTTAACTGAATTACCCTCTCATATGGAAGGTGAGTGTTGA
- the LOC116970515 gene encoding uncharacterized protein LOC116970515 isoform X1, producing MAEGGNWEGDSVASTSKKQKGGKLTKVGKVLKRLWPGTSSKNDGQNTGTTTEKQSRIESRTSMECEPAEEEREQCQSRERGIGDVVHAPGTESSDEIHHDRDSSNKESSSPLQGAEQQNMVTPIHTTAEVGNRTAAPVTSTTRMDTDLTLTYFELLTQWSDYQLFQLTKFYRERLKQAIEEGVESLGSMMRRQGCFSGQELRSVAELVAKGNRRDSSILFLSLVMEKGNRARRVMWESFVKMQNELPKLNKILKEIQELGPDPQEYMNIIGGLTELPSHMEGEC from the exons atggctgaaggtggcaACTGGGAaggtgattcagtggcctctacatcaaagaaacaaaaag gtgggaaattaactaaagtgggcaaggtcctcaaaagACTTTGGCCAGGCACCTCATCAAAGAACGATGGTCAGAACACAGGAACAACGACAGAAAAGCAAAGTCGGATTGAAAGCAGAACTTCAATGGAATGTGAACCCGCCGAAGAGGAAAGGGAACAATGTCAGTCCCGAGaaagaggaataggagacgtggttCACGCCCCTGGAACTGAATCAAGTGACGAAATCCATCATGACCGAGATTCATCAAACAAGGAATCATCGAGTCCCCTCCAAGGAGCAG AGCAGCAGAATATGGTAACACCTATCCACACCACGGCTGAAGTTGGAAACAGGACTGCGGCTCCAGTGACCTCAACAACAAGGATGGACACAG ATCTAACTCTTACATACTTTGAGCTCCTGACACAGTGGAGCGACTACCAATTGTTCCAACTGACAAAATTCTATCGGGAGAGACTGAAACAAGCGATTGAAGAAGGGGTTGAAAGTCTTGGCTCCATGATGAGACGACAGGGATGTTTCAGTGGCCAAGAACTCAGG AGTGTCGCTGAGCTCGTGGCaaagggaaaccgcagagacagttccatactcttcctcagtctggtgATGGAGAAGGGTAACCGTGCCCGGCGGGTGATGTGGGAATCCTTTGTGAAAATGCAGAACGAATTGCCGAAGCTgaacaaaatactgaaagaaatccaggagctcg GTCCTGATCCACAAGAATACATGAACATCATCGGAGGTTTAACTGAATTACCCTCTCATATGGAAGGTGAGTGTTGA